The Priestia filamentosa genome includes the window CTAGTTCTTTTCCTCCGCTTTTTCGGCTTCTTTTAAAATATCATTGTAAGGAGGGTTCTTCACTCCTTCAAACGTTTCTACTATCTCTCCTTCTTTGTCTACAAGATAAAAAGATGTAGAATGAAGAACTTGATCGCTTTCTTCAGGTTTTTTAACAATAGCTGAAAAGTTTTCTTTAGCAAATGTCTCAATTTCCTCTTGCTTATATCCCGTTAACACGTTCCAGTTTGAGAAATCACCCCCGTGATATGCAACATATTCTTTTAACTTTTCAGGTGTATCAACTTCCGGATCAACGCTAAAAGAAATGAATTGGACGTTAATTCCTTGTTTCGCAGCTCGCTCTTGGAGTTTTTTCATATTGGCCGTCATTGGAGAACAAACAGTGCGACAGTTCGTAAACATAAAGTCCGCAATCCATACTTTTCCTTCTAGCTCTTCGGACGAAAATGTTTGATTTTCCTGATTTTGAAATGAAAAAGAGATGCCTTCTTCCTTTGAACAACCGAAGAGGAAGAAAAGCATCAAAGCTGTTAAAGCTGCTTTACCTAAAGTTTTCACATCATTCACCTATTTCTCTCCTATGACTTTAACCTCTTTTTCAGGCATAACATGCTGAGAATGAGCAAGAACATGTACTTGCACAACATATGTCCCCTCTTTTTCAAAACGGTGCTTGATTGTATATACCCCGTTCTCCTCTTTCTCCGCTTTTATCATTTCTCCTTCTTTGTCACTGTTCACTTCCTTGAACTCGAAATCGACAGTATCTGCTTTTTTTACTTTTTCGTCTCCATATGTAACAGTTGCTTCATACAACACATCTTCATTTTGTTGAACAGTTGACGGAACATCTAACTCTACTTTAAGTTCCTCTATCTCATCATTTGATGTATTCTCCCCACTTGTTTCACTACTGCAACCAGCCATAAATGCGAGTGCTAAAACGAACAAAATCTTTTTCATCTTCTCCCTCCTCATTTTATTAGTTCTGTTTTTTTAAAAAATCTCCTTTAAAAGTGGAAAAGGTGCTTTGTTAATGTGATTCTATCCTTTTTTACATCATATTCATGTTTCTCATAAAACTTCTTTGCTCTGCCATTTGTTGATGTGTGTAAATCAATTTTATTTCCTCCGCTCTTTACAACTTCCTCTTCTAACAACTGCAGCATAGTTGATCCATAACCTCTACCACTTTTCGCTACAGACACACAAAGCTCAGCTAAATAGAATGTTCTGCCTGCATATGTTCGTTTAAAGTTGCCTGCTGC containing:
- a CDS encoding GNAT family N-acetyltransferase, which encodes MKKTNISTSNLEKCIELYREVFKQPPWNENWSYEAAKERLTDLLHTPQMLGFLFEEEGEAVGLAAGNFKRTYAGRTFYLAELCVSVAKSGRGYGSTMLQLLEEEVVKSGGNKIDLHTSTNGRAKKFYEKHEYDVKKDRITLTKHLFHF
- a CDS encoding FixH family protein, which gives rise to MKKILFVLALAFMAGCSSETSGENTSNDEIEELKVELDVPSTVQQNEDVLYEATVTYGDEKVKKADTVDFEFKEVNSDKEGEMIKAEKEENGVYTIKHRFEKEGTYVVQVHVLAHSQHVMPEKEVKVIGEK
- a CDS encoding SCO family protein, whose product is MNDVKTLGKAALTALMLFFLFGCSKEEGISFSFQNQENQTFSSEELEGKVWIADFMFTNCRTVCSPMTANMKKLQERAAKQGINVQFISFSVDPEVDTPEKLKEYVAYHGGDFSNWNVLTGYKQEEIETFAKENFSAIVKKPEESDQVLHSTSFYLVDKEGEIVETFEGVKNPPYNDILKEAEKAEEKN